GGGAAAGTGAACTGCAGGTTCATAGTGCCCTGCTTGGCTGCGCAGCGCCCTATGGAGATGTCTACATGTTGAGAATGCAGGTAGTTAGGTGCAACAGGCTGTCAGGGGGAAATATGTATTGAATCCCCCGGTCCTACCACTTCTCATTAGGTATTTTCTGAGTAGGAGGGCTATGCAGAGTATAATTACCCTTTGTGTGTGGTCCTGATTATCTGACATCTCTGAGAGTGGCTGTGACTCTAGAGATTTCAAGCCCTGAAGCACTGAGGTTTGTTTAGAAGCTGTGCTAGTGATGCAAGTGCCTGGCAGCACTATGACAAGTGTTATTTCTTGCTATGTATAAGGTGGGCTGAGTGATGCTTGGATGTTAGGAGGGCTTAGCCACAGCTCTGAGACAAGCTGGCTGCTTAGTGCCAGTTCATAACTGTTAGCTCTGACAGACAGAATTCACAGGCTGCTTGCGTTCACAGGAGCTGCAACGGGAGAACACGTTTCTCCGAGCACAGTTCACAGAGAAGACTGAATCCCTCAGTAAGGAAAAGATTGAATTGGAGAGAAAACTGGCTGCTGCAGAGGTGGATGCAAAGCTGATCCGGGAAACACTGAAGGAAACTATGCAGAAACATGCAGAGGAGTTAAAGAAGCAGGAGGAAAGGGTATGATCCCATCGCTCTAGAATTGAGATGTCTTTTGTTTAAGAAGCCAAAATTCATTCTAATGCCTTGGTGGATGAAAGCTTTCCATGGCAATGTAGTATTGTAGGTATTTTCTGATCTCAGTGTAGAGTACTTTGGTTTATAAGCCAAACCCCTTCCTCCGGTAGTTAGAATTATTTCAGCACCTATTCTTTTAACCGGAGAAGAAGGCTGTCTTTCTCTAAGTGAGAGAGATGCTGCTGAGGTAAGGTGGTCTTGCATTTTGAGGTTGAGTGCTGTGCAAACAGGTAAATAAGTGGACATATAGAGGACTAATGAATGGACAAGAAATTATATGAACTAATCTTGTATATAACCATCCCTGCAGATAAAGGGGAGAGACAAACACATTAAtaatcttaaaaagaaatgccaGAAGGAATCGGAACAAAACAAGGAGAGGCAACAGAGAATTGAGACCCTGGAACGATACCTGGCTGATCTGCCAACTCTTGAGGACCACCAGAAGCAGAATCAGAAGGTAAAACCTTCTCTAAGTCGTGATGTTGTCTTCCTACTTTTCTGAGTGTCTCTTCAGATACTTGCTCAGGCGGCTTTTCTAGATCCACAAATAATCCCTTGTGTAGCTGCCCAAGTTAAGTTTAAGTCTACACCTCTGAACATTTGTCCTCCAAAAAGGGCAATGAGGAATGGCCACACAAGtagtaaaaaaaatctgcctcaTGAGTGTGGTTGAAGCATGTTGTGTGGTGAAATTCCTGGGAGACCTCTAGAGTGTTGTGATTGCCTTTGCAGCTAAAGGAATGTGAGCTGAAGAGTACTGCTCTGCAAGAAACAGTGCTGGCACTGGAAACAGAGCTTGGAGATGTCCGGGCTGCATTCAGGGAGCAAGAGGTGCAGCTGGAAACCCAAAAACACAAGGAACTGGAACTTCTTTCTACTGTGCGCAGGTAAAAATCTGGAGGATTAGGATGAGCTTCATCTTAGGACTGAAGTAATAGCTGCACAaggacagtgagaattcagCACAGCCATTGTCCCACCTCTCAGAACCGTGTCAACAAGGATTCATGATGATTGTGACCACTCACCAAAGCCCTGTGCAAATTCTGCATGCCAAGAGTGGAGGGTGGGAGCAGAACAAAATAGCTGAAGGAAGCAGCAACTCCTCTTCATCACATGAGTTTCTCTCTTGGTTATTGGTCTCAGTGTAACTTCCTGGAAAGCAGACCTGTGGCCTTCAGTCGTTAGGTCTCTGAATGTTATGCCCAGGGCTGTGTCCAGGGAGTGGGGCCCCTTTCACAGCTCTTGCAGTCTTCAAGCTGGGCTGCAAACAGGTTGACACTGCCATCTGCTATGAAAAGCATTTGCTTCCTCATGTTGTCTAGAGAGGGAAACACCCCAAATAAAGCTGTTTCTCCCATGGTGTTCTAATTTCAGCTTGCAGGACAAGGTGCAGCAGTGTGTAAAGAATGTGGAGAGAGGACCTGCACAGGATGGGGACAAACAACAGAAGATAGAAAATGACTCTCTGAAGAAAGAATGTGACTGTCTCAAGAAGGTAACAGGCCCTCCCAACCAGgaaccacactttttttttttaatttccactgAGTCACTAGGCACAAAAAATGAATCGGACTTCAGCATTAGTAGGCAGTTACAGTTTCTGTAGTTACAGTAGGCAGTTTCTGGAGTTCCAAACAGAAAAGTTTTAAGAGCTGTTCTTGGTGTGAAAACGATGCACTCGTGGGATAACCCTAGAGAGAAGTTGCAGAAtacagagaaagaggaaaaccaCAAGAATGCAACTTCACCAGTCTTTTTATAGCTGATATATCTTTCATCGGGTGCATTTTATCAGGGAATCTAAGTCCTCTACTAACAGAGGCAGTAATTAAAGCAGTAAGTGGATAGGAATGAGGAGGAGTGGGGACGCTGTCCTACTGGAGGAGAAGTCGGTGTTATTACTGGAAGTCTGTGTGGCCAGTTCTTATGTCTCTGCTTTTGATTCCAGATTGTggacaaacagcagaaaaagatgGAGCAGTTGTCTTTGAAAGTAAAGGTGAGAGGTGACTGGAGGCAACTAGAAATTGAATCTGCTATAAAGCAAGTTAGATTTACTGTTTTCCCGTGCTCTGTTCCAGAACCTGGAAGAACAGGTGGCCCAGGAAGAGGGGACAAGCCAAGCTCTGAaagaggaggcaatgagaagggaaaatgcactgcagcagctccggACTGCTGTGAAAGAGGTCAGAGTGGTGTAGAGTACCTGAGCATAGCAGTTGAGTGAAAAGTAGGTTATgtgttctaggagtgcttttAATTTGCAGTCAACAGCACAGCCTCTCCTGCTTCTGTCACTTGTTCTCTCAGTGCTCTGAAGAGTCCCTTGCTGTTCTGAAATAGGAAGAAGTTTCAGCTGGGGCTGCGGGTTGTGCTGGAGAGCACTGAACCAGCCAGCTGGGGGCAGCAAGGCAGTGAGCAGGACTCAAATTCACTGCAGCGCTGGCTGAagggcagggctgagccccAGTCTCAAGCCTAAAAGGAACCTAAGCATGGTGGCAGCCCTTGCGGGAAGGGAAGGTCAATTTTGCGGTGAGAGGTTGATGCACAACTTCCTGAAAGGCTCTCTGCTGCTTCACACCTCAGCAGGGATGGTGCAGCGCTGCGGTGCTGCTGTCTGAACCAGGAAAGCAGACTGCTCACACCCTGTAGGACTGCCACTTGCTCTCTCTCATCTAGTGAGAGTCTGGAGGGCTCGATATGGAAACCTGCTCCTCCTGTCCTCAGTGTTCCCATCGTGGAGCAGTTGTTCTGTTGCTGTGAAGTGCTCTTGTTCTGTACTAAGTGATCACTAATCTGCTGTGGCCACTTGTTCAGCTTTCAGTGCAGAACCAGGACCTCATTGAGAAGAACCTGACCCTTCAGGAACGACTGCGGCAGGCAGAGCTAacagctcagcccctgcctgctGAGACAGCCCACCTTGCCCAGGAGCTGCACACTGAGCTggccagctgcctgcaggatttGCAGTCTGTCTACAGCATTGTCACTCAGAGGGCGCAGGGCAAGGATCCCAATCTCTCCCTGCTCCTGGGTATTCGATGTAAGTATGCGGAGTGGTGGCATAGCAAACCCTTTGGCTCATGTGCTGCAGTAGAATTAAGTACCTCACATAAAGCATGGAAGGTTCTCATCTTCCTGGGCTTCTGAACCTTCCTTCTGTAGTTAGCACGCTGTGAAGATGCGTGCTATAACAACTAAACGATAAGTAGTACCTCTGTTGCAAACACGCGTTGTTTTTCTGTGTCGTTTGCTAATGACCCTTGGTCAGAATTGCATGTCTGAGGTAACTCCTCTCTCTGACTCCCCAGCTGCACAGTACTCAGCCAAGGAGAAGGATGACCTGCTGAGCCCCGATGTGCTTGCGAAAAAACTGGTGGAGGTAAAACAGCTTCACAAAGAGGTGGAGGACTTAAGGACGGCGATATCTGACAGATATGCTCAGGACATGGGAGACAACTGCATCACTCAGTAAAGAACTCTCCCCAAAGTAAGACAGGAAATGAAGACTTGAAACTCTCGGGAGACTAGAGCTCCTGCAACCGAAAACCTATTCAGCACTTTACCATCCCTATGCTTGGGTACAAGACGTGGCTTATCCATGAGAAATCAGGGGGGTTGTTGCCAGAAGCGTTGAGCTGCTGACTGGCCAACTGGAATCATTCAGGGCTTCGGTGTCGGGCTTTGCAGTAGCTTTGATCTTGTGGAATGTGTTTGTGCTGTATTTGCTGGAGCTGGTGTGGTCTCTGACTCTGGGAGATGAGTTCTGAATAGCCTTCCAGGCATGTCAAACGCTGAACATGCAAATGTGACAGTTAAAACCAACACTAAAAGGAAACAGATGCCCTGGTCTTTCTGATAAATTCTCTGTGCAGATCCTGTGCAACTTGTAAGACCGGAGTATTATCAGGGTGTTTGGGGGAATTCTGGATTTCGTAGGCAGGCAGGTGTGCTAGTTATACCACTGCTAATTACACCAAGGTGCTACAGGCTTCTCAGATGctctgtgtgcagttctggctCGGATACTTGTGTAGGCACGCGTGGAACAGGACCTGCTTTGCTCAGGTAGATGCAACCAGAGTCTTCTGGTAGCCAGCAGAAGTTAGGGAATAAAGCAACACTACAAAAAGACTCCAAATGCTCCCCCCAAGCCCTGTTACCCCCAGAAGCCTTAAGCCTTTTATCCCCTTGAGATGGCACTCTTGAGTGTGAGTATGATTCAGCCTGAGGAAGCAGATTGATGCTGAAGTGCCTTAATGTGCTGGAGAAACTTCCTGTCCACGCGCTGCCCTGTGCCTAATGCATCTGCTGGCAGGGCAAGGAGTGGCTGTTCCTGAAAGCAGCCTTCAGAGCCATCACAAACCATCCTGCAGAGCCTTGAATGTACACAGCCCCTGCCGGGGGGCCCTGCTGCAGGCCAGTGGGGAGACACCTCTGCTTGGGTCTCTGCTCGTTAGGGAGAAAGCCATTCCGGTCCTGAGAGGCAGCAGGATTGTACAGCTGGGTCTGAGAGCTCTTCCTGATCCTGGAGAGGCTCTGACTTTGTTCTAGTGCCCCTGGTTCTCTGGTTGCTCCCCACTCCCCTCCTAAATAATTGGATTTCTAAATAAATCAGCGTGGGCTGCGGCTCACTTTGTCACAGCCTCCTGAATCCGAGTGGCAACTTCTCAGTACTGAGTGTTGGCTGAGGCAACGCTGCGGTGCTGAGGGTGAAACTTGGTTTGGTTGCCACCTCACTCTTGACTCACAAGCTAAGAGACAGTGATAAAACAGGGGAAAAACGCTGCTGAAACTTCTGCCCACTCAGATGTTGTTGGTTCGTGTTGGGGCTCTGAGCCCCACCTTTAGGAGAAATGTTGTTGTTATTCCTTTGAGTTAAAAGTTGAGACcaaatctgttttgttcttgGAGCTGGGCCACCGGGGGTGATGAATTGGTGGGTATGCCATCCCGCAGCACAGCTTGGGGAGCTTCCAGCAGCTGATGCGTTACACTTCTGGCTGTGTCTGTCCCCAGGCTGCTGATGCCACGTCCTGAGCTAACTGGGGGCCAAGGCTGGTTCCTGAAGTCACTTGtcctggctgccaggagctCTGGAGGCAcaggaggcagagcagtgccagctctgcagcctaCACTGTGCTCATGTTCttggggtgcaggcaggagaTTTAATTCCCAGGCACTGCAAATAGGATCATAGCACAGAAACCTCATCTCAGCCCCTGCTCGCAGCCTCACATCAGGCCCTGTGGCTGGGCTGGCTGTGTCAGCTCAGGCCCCTTCCCCAAACCATGGCTTCTGTGTCGCTCAGGTCGTGTTATTCCCTTTGGGGATGAGAGATGCCCGTGTCGTTACCCTGCAAAACTGGACTGTGGCTTAAAACGGTGATTCCTGTTTGTGtctgtgtgcctgccagccctCAGGTGGGGGAAATGTTGGATTTGCACAGCACCCAGGGCCGGGGCAGCAGGACCACGTCCCTCACCTTACCCCATTGCCTGTGTGTTGCGGTGTCGGGTCGAGCACGGGCGTGTTTATACGAGCATTTGTCTTACCCacttgtttgtatttttgtgtctaaaataaagctgctctgctccactCGTGCAAAGCAGTCCTGTGTGAGCAAAGCAacgatttggggggggggggggaggaagggggctCCGCTCGGTGCTGCGCTCGCTGGGGAGCGTcggggcggtggcggcggctcccgggcagggctggtgctggaCCGGGCCCGCAAACACCGCATGCCCGGGACCGCCGGCCCCATTGGTCCCCGCAGTCACATGCAGGGCGGTGGAGGGGCCGCCCGCACCCGCCTTCCGAGCCTCCCTCCTCCGGGCTGAGCGCAGGGAGCGGCCGCGATCGCAGCATGAGCACCCTCAAGGTCTACAGCACCTCGGTCACCGGCTCCCGGGAGGTGAGCGGGGCGTGGGGCGGCggtggggcagggctgggcgcCCCGGGGGTCCCTTTGCTGGGTGGTTGTCGCCTCCCCACGCCGGGTGTGCCTTCTGCAGCTTCCCACCGTGCATCATCCGCTGCGTGGTTCCCGTCTGCTCGGGTTTTGGCTCTCTGTGCTGTGtgtctcccccccccaaaaaaaggggtGAGCCCCCTGGCTGGGTGTAGGGTGGACTGCGGCCCGTAAGGAGCGGTAGCTCTGTTTGCTACTGGCACCCTGGGTGTGTGTTTATCCTTTGAGCTCCTCCCCGGTTCTTGATAACCTGCTTCTTTCACCCCGGGGTTCCCAGATCAAATCCCAACAGAGCGAAGTGACCAGAATCCTCGATGGGAAAAACATCAAGTACGAGCTGGTGGATATCTCCCAGGACAACGCTCTGCGGGAGGAGATGAGGGCAAAGGCAGGCAACCCCAAAGCCATCCCGCCCCAGATCGTCAACGGAGACCACTACTGCGGGGTaaggctcctgccctgccctggggacTGGTACCCTGACAGCTGGGTGCTGTGGAATAATGTTCTGCCCTCGTTTGTGCTCTAAGTGGTGTCAAAACGCCTTCTAAGAGGCATTCCCCATGAGGCATGCTGACCAGGAGTGGGCTGGGTTAACGGTGGCCTGTAAAAATGGGACCTGTGCTGGGAGTTGGGGACCCCTGGGCAGTGGGGCTGCGGCTGTGGGgctggccctgccctgccctgccccgttATCCTCCCTCCAACTGGCACCAGtttgggctgtgctgcctgaTGGGCAGGAGCGTGCAGTGCTTGGGCTGCGTGCCTCTTGTTTGTGAGCAACCCCGTGGCTTGTCCCCGCAGGATTACGAGCTCTTTGTGGAAGCGGTGGAACAAAACACCCTGCAGGAATTCCTGAAGCTGGCCTGAGCCCCGGGCTCCCCTCCCGTCCTGGACTCTACCTGCATTCCTGAGCACCCTCATCTCTGACCACATCCAGTTCCAGGTTGTCAGCGCTGTCCTGGCACCATGACCTGTATCCCAGCACAGGGAAACCCACGACCAAAACTCCTCCTCGCAGCTGCCTACGACTCCCTCCTGCCTGACCCCGGAATCATCTCAGAGGGATCCAAAGAAAGTCTGACGCTCGCTGCGCATGGCCTCTGAACAGAGCTGGGCCTGGCTCACTCCGCAGCTTCCAGTGCCTCTGTAAACAGCAAAGCCTCTCGGGCTGTGCGAAGTGCGGCTGTCCCTCAGCCCTCTCCTCTGCAGGGAGAGCTTCTGCTTCAGGAGGGAAGGGCTTAAGGTTGCATGTTACTTCCCACTTCCCCCAGTTGCTGTTACAATTGTAAATCCTGCTGCCTcacttcctttattttcttttttttttttaatcccaacTGCACAGATTACGGTGactaacttttttgttttgttttaatttaacgCAGAAATACTGCACAGAGCTGGGTCCGACCGCCCACCACGGAGCGGGCTGGGGCTGAGGTGTAAGGCTCGTGTCCCTTGGCAGGCTGCGTGAGGGGGGATGGATAGGCCCAAAACTGGGACCCCTGCTGCTCCCTCGGTGCCCTCTGCTGCAGCGCGAGGGCTCCCTCGTGAGCATTAATGGCTCAGGGCTGCTccggagcagctgctgctccagctgtcTTACCTTTCCTTTCTCAGTTGGCTTTTTGCAACCTGGACCAagtgcattttgttttcctgccaaAAAGCAAGTTTATAACCAGTGTTGTCTTCCGAGATGCTATTAAATGTTACTGTACCTTTCGTGGTGGCACTTGtgggtttctttttaaattggtTTTATCTCGACTACAGGTTAAACATCCTCCTCCACAACGATTCCGAGTCAGTTCCAGCTCAGAGGGGCTGAGTCAGTTGTGCTCGCTGCTGCAGCTTGACACAAAGACCTGAACACCTCAGATTGCTGCTGCTAATCAAAGGCTTGAGGGGCTTTTCTGAATCCCCTACAGTGCAGTAGTGACAGGTATCTCTCCAGCAGCCCTCTCCTGCGTGGGGTAAGAACGACAGCCTGGGGGAGGGACAGCTTGACAGACCCACGGGGACAAAACCAAACCTGTAGTGTAAAAATTCCTGGTGGTTTGTAGACTGGCTGACAGCAGAGGGGCAGTGGAAAAGGCTGCTCTGTAGGAGGGTCCCTGGTACACTcctggaggtggaaaaaaaggaagctcaCTTACAGCTGTGGGGACTGAGTCACTGGTCAGGGTGCTGGTGGTATTTCCCATACGAGCAGCGCGTGGCCAAGCTCCAGCCGGAGGGGTCTGGGGAAGGCAGAGCAGTTCCAGGGAGTGCTCAGGGGATCCTGCCCCCGTCTGTAGGTAATTTGGAGTTTACAGAAGTGGAAATTACAGCTCAATAAATGCCAGGAGCCTTTGATGAGGGCTGGGTGGCAGCATGTGCTGGGCCTCTGCGGAAAGGGAACCTGCCTGCAGATGCTGCATTGCGCAGTGGGGGTGTTGTCAGCTGGGAGGCAAGTGGGAACTTGTCAGAGCCGAAATGGGAAGAATGTCTTGGGAAAGGGGCCTGCAGAGCACGGCCCCAGCCCGCAGGAGAGGAAGATGCTTTACTCTCAGGTTGAAGAGGGAAGAACCCAAGGGCTTGTGCTCTTCTCCGGTGACATGGTGTCCTGTTGCAgcgggctgggagggagggaggaaggaaggccAGCAGCTCAGGGCCGCAGCGGGCTGGTTTGGTGTAGCTGTGAGCCTCAGcccctctggagctgggggctgtCCAAGGGAAGAAGCCGTTCACGTACAGGAAACCCAGCAGCAGGATCTGgctgtgctgggtctggctcAGTCCCAGCAGTGCAGTGGCCCAAGGCCATTGCTGGAGACCATATAACTGAGCCTGTTCCTCTCGGGGGTGTAAATACAGATGACATCTCGGGGGAGCAGCGGTGTGGAAAGCTGCTACAGAGCCCCTGAGCCCAGCTAGCGCCTGCCCCAGTACTGGCGTAAAGCTGCCAGTCTTCCTGAGCAGGGATCAGCCTGTGTAACCTTCAGCAGAGGTGAGAAACCAGGTCTCTGAGCTGCCAGAAATCTCCTGGGGGAGGTAGGAACCCACCCacgaggcagcaggaggctggggctgccctgtggCACCCCacactgaagagagaagccaAAGCAGGAGCCCTCCTCTCCGTCCCAGGTAACGGCGCAATGAAACTGGATCTGGAAGGACAACTCTTGCTCTTGCCAACGCAGGGGGAGGTTAAAACACAGCTCACGGTGCGAGGGCAGCAGCTCTAGGAGCTGTTGTGCTGCGTGCAGCCCTGCCCCTCTCGTGGGAGGGGGTCTCTTCTCCGCAGCAACAAGGAGGCACTGGGGATCAGGCCGCACTCCTGCAGGCTCCTGGCGTTGTCTGCGTACACCCTCTGGGGAAAGGTGCTGAGGATTTCATACGAGCCGGAGTCTCCACCCCTAGGAAAGAACAGCACAATCTTTCCTATGCACAAGATCCCCCAAGGTTTTGCTGCGATGCTCTGGCTAATCCAGTTGCAGTTACAtaagagcagagggagaggcGGCTTCTCGAGCGCAGGCCAAGCAGAACAAGGCTTCCTGCCCTCGCTGCACGCAGCCAGGCTGTTCCaggctccccagctgcagggaggccCTTACATCCCAGCAGTGAGCTCATTGTGGGCTCAGACAGAGGCCAGGGCTGTGGCCTGTGACGGGAGGGGAGAGCAAAGGGATCCCCACAGCCATCTGGAATGGTCCCCAAGGGGATGCGTGAGCCTCTGGGCAGCGTTAAGGGCGTTGGGACATGGAGCTGGCTGAGAAAGGGACAGCGTTTGTCCAGCAGCTGATCCATCGGCTGGCCTgaagctgcagctcagcttcCAGTCTGCACCAACACCCTGGGAATGGTGGCGATGGGCCAGTgagtgctgctgagcagctggaaGGAAGCAAGGGCAGCGATGGACCTGGGCAGGATGGCGATTCTGAGCGGACAAGAGGCATCGCTTCTGATGTGTCAGCTTCTTGTCAAAGGTGGGTATTAAAAAGGAGCTGGAGTTCCAGGAGTTGGACCCTGATcctcgtgggtcccttccaacttggatattctgtgattctctgaaatACTCTAAGCTGAAACCCTGGCAATGGTGTTAGAGAGCACATCTGGTGCTGGGAGAAGCCAAAGCAGCAGAGGGTGCCCAGGACCTGGGGTCTGGGACTGAGCCCTTCAGCTCAGTGCAGGCTGCTCTGCTCGAAGCACAGCTCCAGAGCcttgagctgcagctgcaaaACCTTCCCTGGGGCGTGACGGAGCAGGGTGGGgagcaaggagggaggaagTTCTCGCCCTACCTGGCATGGGCGAGGTGCTGGCGCAGGTCCCCTATGGTCTCTGAGAACAGCATCCTCACGATGTACGTCTGCTCCCCGCTCTCAGACTTTATGCGGAGAGTGCAGACTTCAGGGGCAGGAGCCCCAGCCTCTTCGGTTGTCTTTAACCTGGAGGTCAGAAAGCCTCTTCAGCTGAGGAGCCagggctctgccagcagcacagatcACGAGCTCTGAACAGGCAGAGCCCCTGGTGTGCCGGGGTAATTGAATTGGGGAGGGGGGCTTCTCATTTAGGAGCATCACTGAGATGAACAAGGCATGGCCTGGCTCTGGGCGAGCAGACTGACACACAGACCAAaccactgctttgctttcactGCTGAAATGTGCCTGGAAAAGAGGGTTGCTGacctttttttgcttttttattttagatcAAGATTGTCTGGTAAGATCTTTGCCCTacttttttgattaaaaataatctgcttGGGGTTTTTTCATCAGCTATTTGGGTCTTGTCTTGCCTGGACGACTAGGAGTGGAAAAAGTGCTGTTAGTGTGACCTCCTGCTTGCACATCGGTTTCCTGGAGGGATTCTCCCATTTAGCAAGCAGCTTTTTTGGatggttttaaatatttaagccTTGGCTTGCTGTCAGGAAAAGTATTTTGCTGCAATAAGTAAATAATGCTTTAAACAATAGAAGCTTTTGTTAGAGATGCAAAAGAAGGAAGGTTCTTCCCAAAAGACCAaacttggccttttttttttttttttaatgattttcaaGGTATCAGATAAATGAGGAAGTAAATGGACTTGCCCAACAGAACCCCCTGAAAAAACCTGCAGTGACTAAACAGGAGGAAGATGAGAGTGTGGCGAGGTGGGGATGGAGGGGCTGTGCCTGTACCTCTTCAGGGCAGACAGTCGGGGTGTCTCCACCACGATCTCTCTGCTGCTCCACGTCCCACCAGAGCCCTGAAACCAAACCGAGCGTCACCAgcgccagaaaaaaaaacaggagcagGCGCCAAAGTGCCACGTGTGCTCTGGTGGAGCCTCTTTGGGAGGAGAAGGTTACACAGAGCTGAGAGGCCTGAGGAAGGGGCACACGATACCGTGCAGGGCGCTGAGCCCAAGGAATCGCTGCCAGCCTCGtctgggtggtgctggggcCCGCTCATACCTGCTGCCTTGCTCCGACTGA
This sequence is a window from Anas platyrhynchos isolate ZD024472 breed Pekin duck chromosome 24, IASCAAS_PekinDuck_T2T, whole genome shotgun sequence. Protein-coding genes within it:
- the CEP85 gene encoding centrosomal protein of 85 kDa isoform X2; its protein translation is MAALEKHPDLRLQQNSPSAPSPTQKSHFSETDWKTPMLSVKFQSRISRCSSVADSGDAGIGTSCSDSTEDFCNSSNGSSFQPIKTQVTIPTAHVMPSTLGASPSKLGLAGEQSCSQSASKTALPGSASEHAGLMRNGDFNAGKSSQVPPRDLLRLYGTSGENGFEQSWHPVSDHMRTEDTWKFDTPAIERTLNQSVLLDSLCTDPLHRFQKFNPNPGAAEAGKEHYKVLPESKQAAGANGACETQDGTWPSGSRLMPTGLQANNFFSKPVTPASRAWMQDTCTLHPHERVCELSAWKQQLENVRLQIEQMQLQNGGACHHPAMFSPSLPTPDSAQWINILNSNENLLKEKELLIDRQRQHISQLEQKVRESELQVHSALLGCAAPYGDVYMLRMQELQRENTFLRAQFTEKTESLSKEKIELERKLAAAEVDAKLIRETLKETMQKHAEELKKQEERIKGRDKHINNLKKKCQKESEQNKERQQRIETLERYLADLPTLEDHQKQNQKLKECELKSTALQETVLALETELGDVRAAFREQEVQLETQKHKELELLSTVRSLQDKVQQCVKNVERGPAQDGDKQQKIENDSLKKECDCLKKIVDKQQKKMEQLSLKVKNLEEQVAQEEGTSQALKEEAMRRENALQQLRTAVKELSVQNQDLIEKNLTLQERLRQAELTAQPLPAETAHLAQELHTELASCLQDLQSVYSIVTQRAQGKDPNLSLLLGIRSAQYSAKEKDDLLSPDVLAKKLVEVKQLHKEVEDLRTAISDRYAQDMGDNCITQ
- the CEP85 gene encoding centrosomal protein of 85 kDa isoform X1, encoding MPRLKGAAEQLCTWGMLQTGTFLSSQARRNPALTGTDKMAALEKHPDLRLQQNSPSAPSPTQKSHFSETDWKTPMLSVKFQSRISRCSSVADSGDAGIGTSCSDSTEDFCNSSNGSSFQPIKTQVTIPTAHVMPSTLGASPSKLGLAGEQSCSQSASKTALPGSASEHAGLMRNGDFNAGKSSQVPPRDLLRLYGTSGENGFEQSWHPVSDHMRTEDTWKFDTPAIERTLNQSVLLDSLCTDPLHRFQKFNPNPGAAEAGKEHYKVLPESKQAAGANGACETQDGTWPSGSRLMPTGLQANNFFSKPVTPASRAWMQDTCTLHPHERVCELSAWKQQLENVRLQIEQMQLQNGGACHHPAMFSPSLPTPDSAQWINILNSNENLLKEKELLIDRQRQHISQLEQKVRESELQVHSALLGCAAPYGDVYMLRMQELQRENTFLRAQFTEKTESLSKEKIELERKLAAAEVDAKLIRETLKETMQKHAEELKKQEERIKGRDKHINNLKKKCQKESEQNKERQQRIETLERYLADLPTLEDHQKQNQKLKECELKSTALQETVLALETELGDVRAAFREQEVQLETQKHKELELLSTVRSLQDKVQQCVKNVERGPAQDGDKQQKIENDSLKKECDCLKKIVDKQQKKMEQLSLKVKNLEEQVAQEEGTSQALKEEAMRRENALQQLRTAVKELSVQNQDLIEKNLTLQERLRQAELTAQPLPAETAHLAQELHTELASCLQDLQSVYSIVTQRAQGKDPNLSLLLGIRSAQYSAKEKDDLLSPDVLAKKLVEVKQLHKEVEDLRTAISDRYAQDMGDNCITQ
- the CEP85 gene encoding centrosomal protein of 85 kDa isoform X3, coding for MPSTLGASPSKLGLAGEQSCSQSASKTALPGSASEHAGLMRNGDFNAGKSSQVPPRDLLRLYGTSGENGFEQSWHPVSDHMRTEDTWKFDTPAIERTLNQSVLLDSLCTDPLHRFQKFNPNPGAAEAGKEHYKVLPESKQAAGANGACETQDGTWPSGSRLMPTGLQANNFFSKPVTPASRAWMQDTCTLHPHERVCELSAWKQQLENVRLQIEQMQLQNGGACHHPAMFSPSLPTPDSAQWINILNSNENLLKEKELLIDRQRQHISQLEQKVRESELQVHSALLGCAAPYGDVYMLRMQELQRENTFLRAQFTEKTESLSKEKIELERKLAAAEVDAKLIRETLKETMQKHAEELKKQEERIKGRDKHINNLKKKCQKESEQNKERQQRIETLERYLADLPTLEDHQKQNQKLKECELKSTALQETVLALETELGDVRAAFREQEVQLETQKHKELELLSTVRSLQDKVQQCVKNVERGPAQDGDKQQKIENDSLKKECDCLKKIVDKQQKKMEQLSLKVKNLEEQVAQEEGTSQALKEEAMRRENALQQLRTAVKELSVQNQDLIEKNLTLQERLRQAELTAQPLPAETAHLAQELHTELASCLQDLQSVYSIVTQRAQGKDPNLSLLLGIRSAQYSAKEKDDLLSPDVLAKKLVEVKQLHKEVEDLRTAISDRYAQDMGDNCITQ
- the SH3BGRL3 gene encoding SH3 domain-binding glutamic acid-rich-like protein 3, whose protein sequence is MSTLKVYSTSVTGSREIKSQQSEVTRILDGKNIKYELVDISQDNALREEMRAKAGNPKAIPPQIVNGDHYCGDYELFVEAVEQNTLQEFLKLA